One Streptomyces sp. ML-6 genomic region harbors:
- a CDS encoding acyl-CoA dehydrogenase family protein, producing the protein MDFQLSDDQRALRAGVRELLAGRFGRDRMRADLDAGAGLDRTLWRELARAGFFALRLPEAEGGVGLGLPEAVLLFEEAGAALLPGPLVATQLAAGAVKGAAEGEAVVTAWEPGRPVAHLDGADALLVPGSEGAAVLRDAGRARESAVPVRSLDPFTPLWRVTNPPEVGEQVSDGGRLRTEGALLTAAEQLGSAARTTDMAVQHAGAREQFGSPIGSFQAVKHLCAEMLVRAELARSAVYAAAVTADPVEIAGAKLLADEAAVRNARDCLQVHGGMGFTWESDVHLHLKRAWLRAGWWMTAEAAEEVLATDLC; encoded by the coding sequence ATGGACTTCCAGCTCTCGGACGACCAGCGGGCCCTGCGGGCGGGGGTGCGGGAACTGCTCGCCGGACGCTTCGGCAGGGACCGGATGCGGGCCGACCTCGACGCCGGTGCGGGACTCGACCGGACGCTGTGGCGGGAGCTCGCGCGGGCGGGGTTCTTCGCGCTGCGGCTGCCGGAGGCGGAGGGGGGTGTCGGACTCGGACTGCCGGAAGCGGTCCTCCTCTTCGAGGAGGCGGGGGCCGCGCTGCTGCCGGGGCCCCTGGTCGCCACCCAGCTCGCGGCCGGTGCGGTGAAGGGCGCGGCGGAGGGCGAGGCGGTGGTGACGGCCTGGGAACCGGGCCGGCCGGTGGCACACCTGGACGGGGCCGACGCGCTGCTCGTACCGGGGAGCGAGGGGGCGGCCGTGCTGCGGGACGCCGGCCGGGCGCGGGAGTCCGCCGTACCCGTACGGTCGCTCGATCCGTTCACACCGCTGTGGCGGGTGACGAATCCTCCCGAGGTGGGGGAACAGGTGTCGGACGGGGGGCGGTTACGGACGGAGGGGGCGCTCCTGACTGCTGCCGAACAACTCGGAAGCGCCGCGCGCACGACCGACATGGCCGTTCAACACGCCGGTGCGCGCGAGCAGTTCGGTTCGCCGATCGGGTCCTTCCAGGCGGTCAAACACCTGTGCGCGGAGATGCTGGTCCGCGCCGAGCTGGCCCGCTCCGCGGTGTACGCGGCGGCCGTGACGGCGGACCCGGTGGAGATCGCGGGCGCCAAGCTGCTCGCCGACGAGGCCGCGGTCCGCAACGCCCGCGACTGCCTCCAGGTGCACGGCGGCATGGGCTTCACCTGGGAGTCCGACGTCCATCTCCACCTCAAACGGGCCTGGTTGCGGGCCGGGTGGTGGATGACGGCGGAGGCGGCCGAGGAGGTTCTCGCGACGGACCTGTGCTGA
- a CDS encoding ATP-binding protein, with the protein MQVLQVQLEVGPDPAEVGRARRWARSRLIGSGIRDDEPLAETLILLISELVTNAVVHTGCPAVLRMLFGSAGGSGTVRVEVADASCRPPQQRHAEGEDTNGRGLELVDGLADRWGWQPEGAGKRIWCEVDRGAPVIQGVPGVHDVPCVHDVPGVHDVPSVHDVPAGHGARSAHGVQEPGGGDRAAYRPPRTVTRGA; encoded by the coding sequence GTGCAGGTGCTTCAGGTTCAGCTGGAAGTCGGGCCGGATCCCGCGGAGGTGGGACGGGCCCGTAGATGGGCGCGGTCGAGGCTGATCGGGTCCGGGATACGGGACGACGAGCCGCTGGCGGAGACGCTCATCCTGCTGATCTCGGAACTGGTCACCAACGCGGTGGTCCACACCGGATGTCCGGCCGTGCTGCGCATGCTGTTCGGTTCGGCGGGCGGGTCCGGGACCGTGCGGGTCGAGGTGGCCGACGCCAGTTGCCGCCCGCCGCAGCAGCGGCACGCCGAGGGCGAGGACACCAACGGCCGGGGCCTGGAGCTGGTCGACGGCCTCGCCGACCGCTGGGGCTGGCAGCCGGAGGGCGCGGGCAAGCGCATCTGGTGCGAGGTGGACCGTGGCGCTCCGGTGATCCAGGGCGTGCCGGGGGTCCATGACGTGCCATGCGTTCATGACGTGCCGGGTGTCCACGATGTGCCAAGCGTCCATGACGTGCCGGCCGGCCACGGCGCGCGGAGCGCGCACGGGGTGCAGGAACCGGGCGGCGGGGACCGCGCGGCGTATCGGCCCCCGCGCACCGTCACCCGAGGTGCATAA
- a CDS encoding DUF5708 family protein produces the protein MNPTIKALVGGGVTFVVGLVLWQFTGDVETPVVTLTKLGVVLMALGVLEVLYGLYKGVVRG, from the coding sequence ATGAATCCCACCATCAAGGCACTGGTCGGCGGCGGTGTCACCTTCGTCGTCGGGCTGGTGCTCTGGCAGTTCACCGGGGACGTGGAAACGCCCGTCGTCACCCTGACCAAACTCGGTGTCGTATTAATGGCGCTGGGTGTGCTGGAGGTGTTGTACGGGCTGTACAAGGGAGTTGTCCGGGGATGA
- a CDS encoding histidine kinase, with protein sequence MTALGVLWNRISRFERKDVLPAAGLFVVGAALYVVGWYPFFRDVHAFAPWNVSIGWRLIPLGGACAAVLVRRRLPMSALGAGLFFGAVDVLMGFSISMLLVLSELLYSATLHASRYAGRMLVRTVIALMAVGAAVLLSVMRDWQAIVLLVMLMLTIVFVPVWWAMTVRQERDVAEAERSRAEQQATIAELDRRTAVAEERARMARELHDVIAGHLSAIAIQSDAVGSMSEDRAAVDEVLRTIRKNSVDALREMRAMIELLRGQNTEGEQVSCTAPARLAELDALLESARAAGLDVTVTVGAADDPAGGPADGPLHGLPASVDLAAYRIVQEALTNAVKHARGARTWVTVRPEGGDLYVEVVNELAGEEMSVLPGAGIGLLNMHERAVAIGGTISAEPVGDRWRVHAVLPLGGEREHAHEGSGR encoded by the coding sequence GTGACAGCTCTCGGCGTTTTATGGAACAGGATCTCCCGCTTCGAGCGGAAGGACGTCCTGCCCGCCGCCGGGCTGTTCGTGGTGGGCGCCGCCCTCTACGTCGTCGGCTGGTATCCGTTCTTCCGTGACGTGCACGCCTTCGCGCCGTGGAACGTGTCCATCGGCTGGCGGCTGATCCCCCTCGGCGGTGCCTGCGCGGCCGTGCTGGTCCGCAGGCGGCTGCCGATGTCCGCACTCGGCGCCGGTCTGTTCTTCGGTGCGGTCGACGTGCTGATGGGCTTCAGCATCTCCATGCTGCTGGTGCTGTCGGAGCTGCTCTACAGCGCCACCCTGCACGCCTCCCGGTACGCCGGCCGGATGCTCGTGCGCACCGTCATCGCGCTGATGGCGGTGGGCGCGGCGGTCCTGCTGTCGGTGATGCGCGACTGGCAGGCCATCGTGCTGCTGGTCATGCTGATGCTCACCATCGTGTTCGTCCCGGTCTGGTGGGCCATGACGGTGCGCCAGGAACGGGACGTGGCGGAGGCGGAGCGCTCCCGGGCGGAGCAGCAGGCCACCATCGCCGAGCTCGACCGGCGCACGGCCGTGGCGGAGGAACGGGCCCGGATGGCGCGGGAGCTGCACGACGTGATCGCCGGTCACCTCTCCGCCATCGCCATCCAGTCGGACGCCGTGGGGTCGATGAGCGAGGATCGGGCGGCCGTCGACGAGGTGCTCCGCACCATCCGGAAGAACAGTGTGGACGCGCTGCGCGAGATGCGCGCCATGATCGAGCTGCTCCGGGGCCAGAACACCGAGGGGGAGCAGGTCTCCTGCACCGCGCCCGCTCGCCTGGCCGAACTGGACGCCCTGCTCGAATCGGCGCGCGCCGCCGGGCTGGACGTCACCGTGACCGTCGGGGCGGCGGACGACCCGGCGGGTGGTCCGGCGGACGGCCCGCTGCACGGGCTGCCCGCCTCCGTCGACCTCGCCGCCTACCGGATCGTGCAGGAGGCGCTGACCAACGCCGTCAAGCACGCAAGGGGGGCGCGCACCTGGGTCACCGTGCGCCCCGAGGGCGGCGACCTGTACGTGGAGGTCGTCAACGAGCTGGCCGGCGAGGAGATGTCCGTCCTGCCCGGCGCCGGCATCGGCCTGCTCAACATGCACGAGCGCGCGGTGGCGATCGGGGGAACGATTTCAGCAGAGCCGGTCGGCGATCGCTGGCGGGTTCACGCCGTACTCCCGCTGGGAGGAGAGAGGGAGCATGCGCATGAAGGTTCTGGTCGCTGA
- a CDS encoding response regulator transcription factor, producing the protein MRMKVLVADDHAAVRSGLVLILGRADGIEVVGEAADGNSAVRMARELRPDVVLMDIRMPGGGIEATRVLVSEGVCQVLVLTTFDLDEYVYAALRAGAAGFLIKSVEARQLVEAVRLVAQGDGVLAPQITRRVISKFAGSVAPVRPRPEGPAQLTDRERDVFECLGEGLSNQQIARRLYISETTVKSHVSHILAKLGLRSRVQAAILVQERGLGGEQPAR; encoded by the coding sequence ATGCGCATGAAGGTTCTGGTCGCTGACGACCACGCGGCGGTGCGGTCGGGGCTGGTGCTCATACTGGGCCGGGCCGACGGCATCGAGGTGGTCGGCGAGGCCGCCGACGGCAACAGCGCGGTGCGGATGGCGCGGGAGCTGCGGCCCGACGTGGTGCTGATGGACATCCGCATGCCGGGCGGCGGCATCGAGGCCACCCGCGTCCTGGTCTCGGAGGGCGTCTGCCAGGTGCTCGTCCTGACCACCTTCGACCTCGACGAGTACGTCTACGCCGCGCTGCGGGCCGGGGCCGCGGGCTTCCTGATCAAGTCCGTGGAGGCCCGGCAACTGGTGGAGGCGGTACGGCTGGTGGCACAGGGCGACGGCGTGCTGGCGCCGCAGATCACCCGGCGGGTGATCTCGAAGTTCGCCGGTTCCGTCGCCCCCGTCCGGCCCCGCCCCGAGGGGCCGGCGCAGCTCACCGACCGCGAGCGGGACGTATTCGAGTGCCTGGGCGAGGGGTTGTCCAACCAGCAGATCGCCCGGCGGCTCTACATCAGCGAGACGACCGTGAAGTCCCATGTCTCGCACATCCTGGCCAAGTTGGGGCTGCGCTCCCGGGTGCAGGCCGCGATCCTCGTCCAGGAGCGCGGTCTCGGGGGCGAGCAGCCCGCGCGGTGA
- a CDS encoding cyclase family protein, translating into MSLPAEFHEIAERVNNWGRWGADDETGTLNLITDAVVREAAATVRSGLRVPLALPLGPDGVQSGLVPGRINPVHTMVQINQELFGPGTVATSDDMAVLSLQTATHWDALSHVSHSGRLYNGRPADTITPHEGARFGGIDKVAHVVSRGVLLDVARAHNTDRLPGGHAVTPEDLEAAEELAGVRVRAGDIVLVRTGQMRVLLAGDRNAYAHPSPGLSVRTPEWFRARDVAAVANDTLTFEIFPPEIDDLWLGVHALDLVEMGMLQGQNWNLEELSTVCAQERRYAFLLSATPEPFTGATGAPVAPVAVL; encoded by the coding sequence GTGTCACTGCCGGCCGAGTTCCACGAGATCGCCGAGCGGGTCAACAACTGGGGCCGCTGGGGCGCCGACGACGAGACCGGGACGCTCAACCTGATCACCGACGCCGTCGTGCGCGAGGCGGCGGCCACCGTGCGCAGCGGGCTGCGGGTCCCGCTCGCCCTCCCCCTCGGGCCGGACGGCGTGCAGAGCGGACTGGTCCCCGGGCGGATCAACCCGGTGCACACCATGGTCCAGATCAACCAGGAGCTCTTCGGCCCCGGCACCGTCGCCACCAGCGACGACATGGCGGTCCTGAGCCTGCAGACGGCCACCCACTGGGACGCCCTGAGCCATGTCTCGCACTCGGGGAGGCTCTACAACGGCCGCCCGGCCGACACGATCACCCCGCACGAGGGCGCCCGGTTCGGCGGGATCGACAAGGTGGCGCACGTCGTCTCGCGCGGGGTGCTGCTCGACGTGGCCCGCGCGCACAACACGGACCGGCTGCCCGGCGGCCACGCCGTCACCCCGGAGGACCTGGAGGCGGCGGAGGAGCTGGCGGGCGTCCGGGTCCGGGCGGGCGACATCGTGCTCGTACGGACCGGGCAGATGCGGGTCCTCCTGGCGGGCGACCGGAACGCGTACGCCCACCCGTCGCCCGGCCTCTCGGTCCGGACGCCCGAGTGGTTCCGCGCACGCGATGTCGCGGCCGTCGCCAACGACACCCTGACCTTCGAGATCTTCCCGCCGGAGATCGACGACCTGTGGCTGGGGGTGCACGCGCTGGACCTGGTCGAGATGGGCATGCTCCAGGGCCAGAACTGGAACCTGGAGGAGCTGTCCACGGTCTGTGCGCAGGAGCGGCGGTACGCCTTCCTGCTCTCCGCGACGCCGGAGCCGTTCACGGGTGCGACCGGCGCCCCGGTCGCACCCGTCGCCGTCCTCTGA